From the genome of Turicibacter faecis, one region includes:
- a CDS encoding exonuclease domain-containing protein produces the protein MNFVAIDFETANEKRASACSLGLVVVKNSQIVDKRYYLIKPKELRFAPMNTRIHGLRATDVKNEKEFNELWPEIKDLFEHQFIVAHNASFDMGVLRATLDLYHIPFPHFDYSCSMLFCRNYFPLLENAKLNTVSHHLGIAFNHHHALADALACATLLLTVNKELGSPSIRALFQHVGITPGSVFEKGYQAPKRGKSMVTSQASPHSVTSSLFNSQTDFFKHQTVVITGPLQSMTRAEAIAIIGHLGGTVGSSVTKKTNILITGGQKIYELSPEEMTTKLKKAITLVYHGQDILFLTENEFLSILRGE, from the coding sequence ATGAACTTTGTCGCTATTGACTTTGAAACCGCCAATGAAAAACGGGCCAGTGCCTGTTCCCTTGGACTTGTCGTCGTGAAAAACAGCCAAATCGTCGACAAACGCTATTACTTAATCAAACCGAAAGAATTACGCTTCGCCCCTATGAACACTCGAATTCACGGCCTACGGGCAACCGATGTTAAAAATGAAAAGGAATTTAATGAGCTTTGGCCCGAGATTAAAGATTTATTTGAGCATCAGTTTATTGTGGCACATAACGCCTCATTTGATATGGGCGTCTTAAGGGCTACCCTTGATCTCTACCACATTCCCTTTCCTCATTTTGACTATAGTTGTAGCATGCTATTCTGTCGAAATTACTTTCCCCTTCTTGAAAATGCAAAGCTAAACACGGTCAGTCACCACCTAGGCATTGCCTTTAATCACCATCACGCACTAGCCGATGCCCTAGCCTGTGCAACCCTTTTATTAACAGTCAACAAAGAGTTAGGGTCTCCTTCCATCAGGGCACTCTTTCAACACGTCGGTATCACCCCAGGATCTGTATTTGAAAAAGGATACCAAGCACCTAAAAGGGGAAAATCGATGGTAACCTCTCAAGCCTCACCCCATTCAGTTACTTCCTCTCTTTTCAACAGCCAAACTGATTTTTTCAAACATCAAACCGTTGTCATCACTGGGCCCCTCCAGTCTATGACGAGAGCGGAGGCAATTGCTATCATCGGTCACCTTGGAGGGACGGTGGGGAGTTCCGTTACCAAAAAGACAAATATTCTTATAACTGGGGGACAAAAAATATATGAATTATCCCCTGAGGAAATGACTACTAAACTAAAAAAGGCAATCACGCTTGTTTACCACGGACAAGACATTCTTTTTTTAACCGAAAATGAATTCCTCTCCATCTTAAGAGGCGAATAA
- a CDS encoding M15 family metallopeptidase: MQKVLVPVGVATLLGCGVFFYSYMMSDEMVLRRLGYDHSLIQELKENHPQLVQDLIDDHRSSKDLEKYLEVSGFNYDCYDSYVELSKHYKDLETNEVVYLATFLDHVFFPTLLQQGYEEDVIKGWFSDPQFKTYVESVDVLTLNRLLNYAQETKKDMMTLLGYVAYEKENATLKPTEVVAMVDEYQDVVLPGLKEKGYAAEEVEKLFQKFGLVNLKALMETEIKPEQALELMKSSSFDPSRFSIYDEILSLEKNYSVTYALQYAKYPNVKSNFYQDIVQTPNVDSLLVLVNQNYQLAANYTPTDFVPVEVPLTEHSLVNTNYLRRDAADATELLFAKAKEAGYDLVLRNGYISYEVQKNLYDQDVYEMGLEYADSFNSRAGHSEHQTGLAIDITTPTINNELSLEFANTDEGKWVLEHAHEYGFILRYPENRESEVGYFYEPYHLRYVGVEVATEIHDKDWTLEDYILNYGILDQSNSNEEDENNDDAAVDRKDKQDDKQDQDKENVPNQQESENSPADKADDQQDSSAKPKEDESELGDNEDVSGESSREGDDSVDERNHPKEETPSEETPDKSQAIQEDDDLNSQEKYEL; this comes from the coding sequence TCACTCACTAATTCAGGAGTTGAAGGAAAATCATCCTCAGTTAGTTCAAGATTTAATTGATGATCATCGAAGCAGCAAAGATTTAGAAAAGTATTTAGAAGTTTCAGGGTTTAATTACGACTGCTATGATTCTTATGTCGAGCTTTCTAAACATTATAAAGATCTTGAGACCAATGAGGTTGTTTATTTAGCAACCTTTTTAGACCATGTATTTTTTCCAACATTACTTCAACAGGGTTATGAAGAGGATGTTATTAAAGGTTGGTTTTCCGATCCGCAGTTTAAAACTTATGTGGAGTCAGTGGACGTATTGACCCTCAATCGATTATTAAATTATGCGCAGGAAACGAAAAAAGATATGATGACATTACTTGGCTATGTCGCCTATGAGAAGGAGAATGCGACACTTAAGCCAACCGAAGTTGTGGCGATGGTCGATGAATACCAAGATGTTGTCTTACCTGGATTGAAGGAAAAAGGGTATGCGGCTGAGGAAGTAGAGAAGTTATTTCAAAAGTTCGGATTAGTTAATTTGAAGGCGCTCATGGAAACTGAGATTAAACCTGAGCAGGCCCTTGAGTTAATGAAGTCAAGTAGCTTTGATCCCTCTCGTTTTTCTATTTATGATGAAATTTTAAGTTTAGAGAAAAATTATTCGGTGACCTATGCCCTACAATACGCTAAGTATCCTAATGTTAAATCAAATTTCTATCAGGATATTGTTCAAACGCCAAATGTTGATAGCCTACTTGTTTTGGTCAATCAAAACTATCAACTTGCCGCTAATTATACGCCTACTGATTTTGTTCCGGTAGAGGTCCCGTTAACTGAACACTCCTTAGTGAATACGAATTACTTACGTCGTGACGCTGCTGATGCAACCGAATTACTCTTTGCAAAGGCGAAAGAAGCGGGGTATGATTTAGTCTTACGAAACGGATATATTTCATATGAGGTCCAAAAAAACCTTTACGATCAAGATGTTTATGAAATGGGGCTTGAATACGCGGATTCCTTTAATAGTCGTGCTGGTCATAGCGAACATCAAACCGGATTGGCGATTGATATTACGACACCAACGATTAATAATGAACTTTCCCTTGAATTTGCGAATACCGACGAAGGAAAGTGGGTACTAGAACACGCGCATGAATATGGATTTATCCTTCGTTATCCGGAAAATCGGGAATCCGAGGTGGGTTATTTTTATGAACCTTATCATCTTCGCTATGTAGGTGTTGAAGTAGCGACTGAAATCCATGATAAAGATTGGACGCTTGAAGACTATATCTTAAATTATGGAATACTTGATCAATCAAATTCAAACGAAGAGGATGAAAATAACGACGACGCTGCCGTTGATCGTAAAGATAAACAGGACGATAAACAAGACCAAGATAAAGAAAATGTTCCAAATCAACAGGAGTCAGAAAATTCACCGGCGGACAAAGCAGACGATCAACAAGATTCCTCAGCTAAACCAAAAGAGGATGAATCCGAGTTAGGTGATAACGAAGATGTATCGGGTGAGTCGTCCCGTGAGGGTGATGATTCAGTAGATGAACGGAATCATCCGAAAGAGGAAACTCCCTCTGAGGAAACACCAGATAAAAGTCAAGCTATACAAGAAGATGACGATTTGAATAGTCAGGAAAAATACGAATTGTAG